One window of the Rufibacter radiotolerans genome contains the following:
- a CDS encoding YihY/virulence factor BrkB family protein yields the protein MAKYAAKSIMSLIKNSGVEFMENNSLRLAAALSYNTIFSLPPLLFIVVTAAGYFFGEKAVSGQLYSQLNEMVGAEAATQIQEMLSRQHLEGTSTVATWIGIGTLIFAGTTIFVTLQESLNQVWNLKTKAKNGVMKLVMDRVLSFGMILSIAFLLLVSLVVSALIGVLTDYMKELIPGIAIVFIYILDVVVSMGFITLLFALIFKYLPDAVIRWRDVWVGAAITAFLFLLGKYLIGWYIGRSDFSSSYGAAGSLVILLVWVYYSSLIIFFGAEVTQEYAECFGQPITPDENSVRIEVREVPFEESNDAKAGRPPAQGRFKE from the coding sequence ATGGCTAAGTATGCTGCGAAAAGTATCATGTCCCTTATCAAGAATTCCGGGGTGGAGTTTATGGAGAACAACTCGCTGCGGTTAGCGGCGGCGCTCTCTTATAACACCATTTTCTCCCTGCCCCCGCTGTTGTTTATTGTGGTCACCGCCGCCGGCTATTTCTTCGGGGAGAAAGCCGTGAGCGGCCAGTTATACAGCCAGCTCAATGAAATGGTAGGGGCAGAGGCGGCTACCCAAATTCAGGAGATGCTGTCCCGGCAGCACCTTGAAGGCACCAGCACCGTGGCCACCTGGATTGGCATTGGCACCTTAATCTTTGCAGGCACTACCATTTTTGTGACCCTGCAGGAATCTTTGAACCAGGTCTGGAACCTGAAGACCAAGGCCAAGAACGGGGTCATGAAACTGGTCATGGACCGGGTGCTGTCTTTTGGTATGATCCTGAGCATTGCGTTTCTGCTGTTGGTGAGTTTGGTGGTGAGCGCCCTTATTGGCGTACTCACAGACTACATGAAGGAACTCATACCGGGCATTGCCATTGTCTTCATTTATATCCTGGATGTGGTGGTGTCTATGGGTTTTATTACGCTGCTGTTTGCGTTGATTTTCAAATACCTGCCAGACGCCGTTATCCGGTGGCGCGATGTCTGGGTGGGCGCCGCCATTACTGCCTTTCTGTTTCTGCTGGGCAAATACCTTATTGGCTGGTACATTGGCCGCAGCGATTTCAGCAGTTCTTACGGCGCCGCGGGCTCCCTGGTCATTCTGCTGGTCTGGGTGTACTACTCTTCGCTGATCATCTTCTTTGGGGCAGAAGTGACCCAGGAATATGCCGAGTGCTTCGGACAGCCCATTACCCCAGATGAGAACTCGGTACGCATTGAGGTGCGCGAGGTGCCGTTTGAAGAATCTAATGACGCCAAAGCCGGCCGGCCACCTGCACAAGGCCGCTTCAAGGAATAG